Proteins from a single region of Cystobacter fuscus DSM 2262:
- a CDS encoding DUF2381 family protein: MRAPLLLRSTLLLVLVATNTLANERDQPAVRPLLLSEHPHEETHRVSVKGAVVTTLRFEKPVDPDRTKMLGWEGRLEPLSVVRNKVILEPLHDLNADEAIPLLVTLADGTEVSFLLRPPRRQAWDWADQQVDVFKDRDSYAAMHSALQRALEENGTLTEENARYRKEETSEDHALATLIASGALAQTPFKVVDRFSGRDERATVEAKVFKGKGKAAVVLTIKNLDPEQPWSMTSARLVTKDRGDERAVAIRTTFREIAPGASGVMALVVDKSAFLEEGHWTSLFLEIYRYDGLRQALIQLDPYLVAR, translated from the coding sequence GAGCGCGATCAACCCGCCGTCCGTCCCCTTCTCCTCTCGGAGCACCCGCACGAGGAAACCCACCGCGTCTCCGTGAAGGGAGCGGTCGTCACGACGCTTCGCTTCGAGAAGCCGGTCGATCCAGACAGAACGAAGATGCTGGGGTGGGAGGGGCGACTCGAGCCCCTGTCGGTGGTCCGCAACAAGGTCATTCTCGAGCCGCTCCATGACCTCAACGCCGACGAGGCGATTCCCTTGCTCGTGACGCTGGCGGATGGGACCGAGGTGTCGTTCCTCCTGAGACCTCCGAGGCGCCAAGCGTGGGACTGGGCGGACCAACAGGTCGATGTGTTCAAGGATCGCGACAGCTACGCGGCCATGCACTCCGCCCTTCAGCGAGCGCTCGAGGAGAACGGCACCCTCACCGAGGAGAACGCGCGTTACCGCAAGGAGGAGACCTCGGAGGATCACGCCCTGGCCACACTGATCGCCTCGGGGGCTCTCGCGCAGACGCCGTTCAAGGTCGTGGACCGCTTCTCCGGCAGGGATGAGAGGGCCACCGTGGAGGCGAAGGTATTTAAAGGCAAAGGGAAGGCCGCGGTCGTCCTCACCATCAAGAACCTCGATCCCGAGCAGCCTTGGAGCATGACGTCGGCTCGACTCGTGACCAAGGACAGAGGTGATGAGCGAGCGGTCGCCATTCGCACCACCTTTCGTGAAATCGCCCCCGGCGCTTCGGGAGTCATGGCCCTGGTCGTGGACAAAAGCGCCTTCTTGGAGGAAGGCCATTGGACGAGTCTGTTCCTCGAAATCTACCGGTACGATGGACTCCGGCAGGCCCTCATCCAACTAGATCCGTATCTCGTAGCGCGCTAG